One region of Thiorhodovibrio frisius genomic DNA includes:
- the glgB gene encoding 1,4-alpha-glucan branching protein GlgB, whose amino-acid sequence MHHLELTDSLRPLLDARHADPFSVLGRHPSPEGVVVRAFLPGAEEARIVDCKQPMTRIEGTDLFVWAGPASFVPERYQLAWRMAPKAPADEDSATEHLGSATEASEHQAYDPYCFPCQLADFDLHLFGEGKHWHAYRLLGAREHRADDVDGVLFSVWAPNAERVSVVGNFNGWDGRRYPMRVHGNGVWELFIPGLEAGELYKYEVRARGGSIGLKTDPYGRFFEVRPQTAAVITPADTFDWQDKDWIARRAKHDWMRTPMAIYEVHLGSWQHGANGELLNYRELARRLVDHVKDMGFNYIELLPITEHPFDLSWGYQATGYYAPTSRFGTPDDFRWFVDHCHANGIGVILDWVPAHFPKDAHALARFDGTALYEHEDPRLGEHLDWSTLIFNFGRNEVKNFLISSALFWLEEYHIDGLRVDAVASMLYLDYSRTDWVPNRHGGRENLEAIDFLRELNVITHDQVPGALVMAEESTSWPQVTRPTYLGGLGFDLKWNMGWMNDTLRYFGEDPVHRKYHQDSLTFSMLYAFTENFLLPFSHDEVTHGKHSLLYRMPGDEWQRFGNLRLLYTYMYTHPGKKLLFQGCEFGQGEEWDCTKVLDWYVREYPLHQGISDQIRALNRLYLEHAPLHSQDFDWQGFEWIDCHDAENSVLIYQRKSGGEPKDPGAEHLVVALNFTPVPRDGYRIGVPVLGRYRVLFNSDSSAYGGSDYWNAPESIQAEALPWMNRPASLVVSLPPLAGMILQPESPSASAATPASGETQRATGER is encoded by the coding sequence ATGCACCATCTCGAACTGACCGATTCTCTCCGCCCGCTTCTCGACGCCCGGCATGCTGATCCTTTCAGCGTGCTTGGCCGTCACCCATCGCCCGAGGGAGTGGTGGTGCGTGCTTTCCTCCCTGGCGCTGAGGAAGCGCGCATTGTCGATTGCAAGCAACCCATGACCCGGATTGAGGGCACGGATTTGTTCGTCTGGGCGGGGCCGGCGAGCTTTGTGCCTGAGCGCTACCAGCTTGCATGGCGGATGGCGCCTAAAGCACCCGCAGATGAGGACAGCGCGACGGAACACCTTGGAAGCGCAACCGAGGCCAGCGAGCATCAGGCTTACGATCCTTACTGCTTCCCCTGTCAGCTCGCGGATTTCGACCTGCATCTGTTCGGTGAGGGCAAGCACTGGCATGCCTACCGCTTGCTCGGCGCGCGCGAGCATCGGGCCGATGATGTCGATGGTGTGCTTTTCTCGGTCTGGGCGCCCAATGCCGAGCGGGTCAGCGTAGTCGGCAATTTCAACGGCTGGGACGGGCGCCGGTATCCGATGCGGGTGCATGGCAATGGCGTTTGGGAGCTGTTCATTCCGGGCTTGGAGGCAGGAGAGCTCTACAAGTACGAGGTCCGCGCGCGTGGCGGCTCCATCGGCTTGAAGACCGATCCCTATGGGCGCTTTTTCGAGGTGCGCCCGCAGACAGCCGCCGTGATCACCCCAGCTGATACCTTCGATTGGCAGGATAAGGACTGGATCGCCCGGCGCGCGAAGCACGACTGGATGCGCACCCCCATGGCCATCTACGAGGTGCACCTTGGCTCCTGGCAGCACGGTGCCAATGGCGAATTGCTCAATTACCGCGAGCTTGCGCGCCGGCTGGTTGATCATGTCAAGGACATGGGTTTTAACTACATTGAACTCTTGCCCATTACCGAGCATCCTTTCGATCTATCTTGGGGCTATCAGGCCACCGGCTACTATGCGCCGACCAGCCGTTTTGGCACCCCGGACGATTTCCGCTGGTTTGTTGATCACTGCCATGCCAATGGCATTGGTGTCATCCTCGACTGGGTGCCGGCACATTTCCCGAAAGATGCCCATGCTCTGGCGCGCTTCGATGGCACGGCGCTCTATGAGCATGAAGACCCGCGCTTGGGCGAGCATCTCGACTGGTCCACCCTGATCTTTAACTTCGGCCGTAATGAGGTGAAGAACTTCCTCATCTCAAGCGCGCTCTTTTGGCTTGAGGAATATCACATTGATGGGCTGCGGGTGGATGCGGTGGCCTCCATGCTCTATCTGGATTATTCCCGCACCGACTGGGTGCCGAACCGCCACGGCGGGCGCGAGAATCTCGAGGCCATAGATTTCCTGCGCGAACTCAATGTCATCACCCATGATCAGGTGCCGGGTGCCCTGGTCATGGCCGAGGAGTCGACCTCCTGGCCGCAGGTGACGCGCCCGACCTATCTGGGTGGCCTGGGCTTTGATCTGAAATGGAACATGGGCTGGATGAACGACACCCTGCGCTATTTTGGCGAGGATCCCGTCCATCGCAAATACCATCAGGACAGCCTGACCTTCAGCATGCTCTATGCTTTTACCGAGAACTTCCTGCTGCCCTTCTCGCATGATGAGGTCACGCACGGCAAGCACTCGCTGCTTTATCGCATGCCAGGGGATGAATGGCAGCGCTTTGGCAATTTGCGCCTGCTCTACACCTACATGTATACCCATCCGGGTAAGAAATTGCTTTTCCAGGGCTGCGAATTCGGTCAGGGCGAGGAATGGGATTGCACCAAGGTGCTCGACTGGTATGTGCGTGAGTATCCTCTGCATCAGGGCATCAGCGATCAGATTCGCGCGCTTAACCGCCTGTATCTGGAGCATGCTCCGCTGCACAGCCAAGACTTCGACTGGCAGGGCTTCGAGTGGATCGACTGCCATGATGCCGAGAATTCGGTGCTCATTTACCAGCGTAAAAGCGGCGGAGAGCCGAAAGACCCGGGTGCCGAGCATCTGGTGGTGGCCTTGAACTTCACTCCGGTGCCGCGCGATGGTTACCGCATCGGCGTGCCGGTGCTGGGTCGCTACCGGGTGCTGTTTAACTCGGATTCTTCGGCTTATGGTGGCTCGGATTACTGGAATGCGCCCGAGTCCATTCAGGCCGAGGCCCTGCCCTGGATGAATCGCCCAGCCTCGCTGGTGGTCTCCCTGCCGCCGTTGGCTGGGATGATTCTGCAACCCGAGTCCCCGTCGGCATCCGCCGCTACGCCTGCCAGCGGCGAAACGCAACGAGCGACTGGCGAGCGCTGA
- the glgA gene encoding glycogen synthase, translating to MARKASPKSSNARGVNAGKETVKDLDKDPEASAASQDAASAVTPAEPAGTQSGATKPNKKIAAGAKTPSAPVARGARSQAAPAAKPVPKSASEPASGQARSARAATRSSKADQAETAPASTASKGTGSKEAGARKDFQLADRDQSVATIAATGSPAAQPPKTEAKAPPVVESQKSPQPLGPIVESTPQSTPQSTSEPASNPSPASEPLSAPPAQRQPEPEPIPEPEKPEPYYPPRQSLFIVHITPEMAPVAKVGGLADVVFGLSRELAIRGNHVEIILPKYDNLRYDHIFELHRVFDDLWVPWYEGAIHCTVYFGFVHSRKCFFIEPHSSDNFFNRGSIYGFNDDILRYAFFSRAAIEFLWQSGKHPDIIHCHDWQTALVPVYLYEFYQQLGMMHPRACLTIHNFKHQGVTGAELLRASGLHRPEHFFDRLRLGDDHYPNALNMLKGGVVYSNFVTTVSPRYAFETKDQGQGFGLESILHSHHMKYGGVVNGIDYDVWNPEVDPHIPVRYGIETLDGKYDNKRALRHRLMLADNEKPIVAFIGRLDPQKGLELVRHAIFYALERGAQFVLLGSSPDHAINNDFWGLKHMLNDSPDCHLEIGFDEELAHLIYAGADMMLVPSQFEPCGLTQLISLRYGTIPVVRAVGGLADTVFDKDHSDRPLHERNGYSFDNYDTLGLESAFGRALACYYGFPEHFRDLIKNAMRSDYSWNRPGQDYLNIYDFIRNH from the coding sequence ATGGCAAGAAAGGCGAGCCCCAAGTCATCGAACGCCCGTGGGGTGAATGCGGGCAAGGAGACGGTTAAGGATTTGGACAAGGATCCGGAGGCCTCCGCTGCCAGTCAGGACGCGGCAAGCGCAGTGACCCCTGCTGAGCCGGCTGGCACCCAGTCTGGCGCCACCAAGCCCAACAAGAAAATAGCCGCCGGAGCCAAGACACCATCCGCGCCTGTCGCGCGAGGAGCCCGATCTCAAGCTGCGCCTGCAGCTAAGCCAGTGCCTAAGTCAGCATCTGAACCGGCATCTGGGCAGGCCAGATCTGCTCGCGCAGCAACCAGATCATCGAAGGCTGATCAAGCCGAAACGGCGCCTGCAAGCACCGCGTCAAAAGGGACTGGGTCAAAAGAGGCGGGGGCGCGAAAAGACTTCCAGTTGGCTGATCGCGACCAGTCGGTGGCGACCATAGCCGCAACCGGATCACCTGCCGCTCAGCCCCCAAAGACCGAGGCGAAAGCGCCGCCGGTGGTCGAGTCACAAAAGTCGCCGCAACCCTTGGGGCCAATAGTTGAGTCAACACCGCAGTCAACACCTCAGTCAACGTCTGAGCCAGCATCCAATCCTAGTCCGGCTTCTGAGCCTTTGTCCGCGCCGCCCGCGCAGCGACAGCCTGAACCCGAGCCGATACCCGAGCCCGAGAAACCTGAGCCTTATTACCCGCCACGCCAAAGCCTATTCATTGTCCATATCACGCCCGAGATGGCGCCGGTCGCCAAGGTTGGCGGGCTCGCCGATGTGGTCTTTGGTCTGTCCCGCGAACTGGCTATTCGCGGCAACCATGTCGAAATCATCTTGCCGAAGTACGACAACCTGCGTTACGACCATATTTTTGAGCTCCATCGGGTGTTTGATGATCTGTGGGTGCCCTGGTATGAGGGGGCCATTCATTGCACGGTGTATTTTGGTTTTGTGCATTCGCGCAAATGCTTTTTCATTGAGCCGCATTCAAGCGACAATTTCTTTAATCGCGGCAGCATCTACGGCTTTAACGATGACATTCTGCGTTATGCCTTTTTCTCGCGCGCGGCCATTGAGTTTTTGTGGCAATCAGGCAAGCACCCCGACATCATTCACTGCCATGATTGGCAGACCGCCCTGGTGCCGGTGTATCTCTACGAGTTTTATCAGCAACTTGGCATGATGCACCCGCGTGCCTGCCTGACCATTCATAACTTCAAGCATCAAGGTGTCACCGGCGCCGAGTTGCTTCGCGCTAGCGGGTTACATCGACCAGAGCACTTTTTTGATCGCCTGCGCTTGGGTGATGACCATTACCCTAATGCCCTGAACATGCTTAAGGGCGGGGTGGTCTACTCCAACTTCGTTACGACCGTCTCGCCACGCTACGCCTTTGAGACCAAGGATCAGGGTCAGGGTTTTGGGTTGGAGTCGATCCTCCATAGCCATCACATGAAATATGGCGGGGTGGTCAACGGTATCGACTACGATGTCTGGAACCCGGAGGTTGATCCTCATATTCCGGTGCGTTATGGCATTGAAACCCTGGACGGTAAATACGACAACAAACGTGCCCTGCGTCATCGGCTGATGCTGGCCGACAATGAAAAGCCCATTGTCGCCTTCATCGGCCGGCTCGATCCGCAAAAAGGGCTGGAGCTGGTGCGCCATGCCATTTTCTATGCGCTTGAGCGCGGTGCGCAGTTTGTCTTGCTGGGGTCCAGCCCGGATCATGCCATCAATAACGATTTCTGGGGCCTGAAGCACATGCTAAACGACAGCCCCGACTGTCATCTGGAGATCGGTTTTGATGAAGAACTCGCACACCTGATCTACGCCGGCGCTGACATGATGCTGGTGCCAAGCCAGTTCGAACCCTGCGGTCTGACGCAACTCATCAGCCTGCGCTATGGCACCATCCCCGTGGTGCGCGCCGTCGGCGGTCTGGCTGATACTGTGTTTGACAAGGATCATTCTGATCGTCCGCTGCACGAGCGCAACGGCTACAGTTTCGACAACTACGACACACTGGGACTTGAATCGGCCTTCGGTCGCGCCCTGGCCTGCTACTACGGCTTTCCCGAGCACTTCCGGGATCTGATCAAGAACGCCATGCGCAGTGATTACTCCTGGAACCGCCCGGGGCAGGACTATCTGAACATCTACGACTTTATCCGCAATCACTGA